A single window of Solenopsis invicta isolate M01_SB chromosome 3, UNIL_Sinv_3.0, whole genome shotgun sequence DNA harbors:
- the LOC105192971 gene encoding ankyrin repeat, SAM and basic leucine zipper domain-containing protein 1, which translates to MCAYKSLMPAGMSDDDDEDDDDVFFPLEENHSTVKEYTSPRKEETKKPQVVDVDEIHDEQRSYEDRLVKAFMMEQLEVIQEYVEQHDVNNFLYTGWTPLLYAASLVQPEIIEYLLSHGANPNKHKDGYTPLMALCNSTKGTLEKSLRCLELLLTAKADANLTNKRRETALMYACVSHDAEFVFELIKYVQNLDACDSDGKTALSYAVIANKPDIVRIFLAHNVNTSLTDVHHVSAKDIADTKGFTEISALLSTDEEEIETFCEVSEVMTWKDLFPNLYPRKHESLNYDISVMLCGMGLEKYGKLFQGMDIKTFLQLTEDDLCHLGIDITVHRDQFLEKLDKFHNRKWRIDAFGNIKKTDSYTIYDGVISLTNAKRQISVIASSFQYIKNNLLKAANENIDLSPTKRLAYEEELIKTQKTLKLLKNEIIQAKKLAQEIDKENNIGVPPTWINPKSKTGWTITISITLMVGLYLCKKMHVQRLWNMYNFRIFSALRLSNKFQ; encoded by the exons ATGTGCGCATACAAGAGTTTGATGCCCGCTGGCATGTccgacgatgacgacgaagatgatgatgatgttTTCTTCCCTCTCGAGGAG AACCATTCTACCGTTAAAGAGTATACTTCTCCAAGGAAGGAGGAAACTAAAAAACCTCAAGTCGTCGATGTCGATGAGATACACGATGAGCAACGTAGCTACGAGGATCGCCTTGTGAAGGCTTTTATGATGGAACAGTTGGAAGTGATACAGGAATATGTCGAAC AACATGATGTCAATAATTTCCTGTACACTGGATGGACTCCGTTATTATATGCAGCTTCATTGGTACAACCGGAAATAATAGAGTATCTTTTGTCACATGGTGCAAATCCAAATAAGCATAAAG ATGGATATACGCCTCTCATGGCACTATGTAATTCTACAAAAGGAACCTTGGAAAAATCTTTGAGATGCCTTGAGCTTTTATTAACAGCAAAGGCGGATGCAAACTTGACGAATAAGCGGAG AGAAACAGCTCTAATGTATGCCTGTGTGTCGCATGATGCGGAATTTGTCTTTgaacttataaaatatgtacaaaatctGGATGCCTGTGACAGTGATGGAAAAACT GCATTGAGCTATGCAGTTATAGCTAATAAGCCTGATATCGTCAGAATTTTTTTGGCACATAACGTGAATACTTCATTGACGGACGTGCACCATGTATCTGCCAAAGATATCGCGGATACAAAAGGATTTACAGAG atatccGCTCTGTTGAGTACAGATGAAGAAGAGATAGAAACTTTTTGCGAAGTATCCGAAGTAATGACCTGGAAAGatttatttccaaatttatatcCTAGAAAACATGAATctttaaattatgatatatcAGTGATGCTATGTGGAATGGGTTTGGAAAAATATGGCAAATTATTTCAAGGAATggatattaaaacttttttgcaattGACAGAAGATGATCTTTGCCATCTAGGAATTGACATTACTGTTCATAGAGATCAGTTCCTAGAAAAACTTGACAAATTTCATAATAGAAAATGGCGTATAGACGCTTTTGGCAATATTAAGAAAACTGATTCATATAC AATTTATGATGGTGTAATATCATTGACAAATGCAAAGAGACAGATTAGCGTGATAGCGTCTAGTTTCCAGTAcatcaaaaataatttgctgAAAGCTGCTAACGAAAATATCGATCTATCTCCTACGAAAAGACTGGCATATGAAGAAGAACTGATAAAAACgcaaaaaactttgaaactcttaaagaatgaaataatacaAGCTAAGAAATTAGCCCAAGAG ATCGATAAGGAAAATAACATAGGTGTACCGCCAACTTGGATTAATCCCAAGAGTAAAACTGGTTGGACTATAACAATAAGTATTACATTAATGGTAGGGCtgtatttatgcaaaaaaatgcaTGTTCAAAGATTATGGAATATGTATAACTTTAGGATATTCTCAGCCCTTCGtttatcaaacaaatttcaatga
- the LOC105197339 gene encoding conserved oligomeric Golgi complex subunit 5, with the protein MSEISNWEDIENDQFFKQLLDVDYSKKTDVAPLLSVAQQLNKLGQAIEVLNAELQRQVLVNHEDLLSQATWVEKLEGVLFIMQSHIQSLLSAVERLRGKIIDPFNRIEMQTIVLARLHETSDLLRRVSRMQHLSKRLNSQMSSITQGPDIVKAANSLHELEQLMADTDLNGLDVIADDQQAIKTQRATVQRIATHTLTQGLQAMDRTKVSTAVQVFQNLGIIGSAVDTTIESTLVDIERISTESLDVSLVTNQDFGKRGAPGRAAIPSPGSSGNLRTRIWENLERLFQDTLYTQCLQIELLQRVLLEHHMKGFHDLSEKFWEKINTLLAKVLIERAQGSSFVKQALEGEYPKFLRIFLDLSKRLKDRSHSIGIYGIDRNVLLPFENAYLSRSVSRLLDPVHNMFSGEGLPTHDEIDSLIRMITNELSVSLVDDGLSTVVSRNVGKAIRLFCLKCEQSIVTGGEASQVIDSPTTGQQTNVTLANLLHYLSSQTNRVIANMAGGLSSEGSVVITTTLKETDELTKNLLVPLLTSISDAIESIILTMHDDPEFRDTSSSLGKEIGCSLYMRELQGFILRSVNTFLLPYKNQVVVAESCKAVTSRCIELFVRHACLLRPLTDFGKAKLLVDFTQMEVAVAPLCRGGQMGLLEQQQYRTLRALKTLLPLSPEEMVNKILEGQGESSVSPSLILLHLFSGAPPELASPHQSAGWSVGRLSQWMDNHPNERDRLALCSGPLERYQLTIRQQNLPSFHPLFPQMMKLANLREPSSQ; encoded by the exons ATGAGTGAAATATCAAATTGGGAAGATATCGAAAATGATC AGTTCTTTAAACAGCTGTTGGACGTCGACTACTCTAAAAAGACTGACGTTGCTCCACTGTTGTCAGTAGCTCAACAATTAAACAAATTGGGACAAG CTATAGAGGTGTTGAATGCCGAGCTGCAAAGACAAGTACTTGTGAATCACGAAGATTTACTATCCCAAGCGACATGGGTGGAAAAATTAGAAGGAGTGCTTTTTATAATGCAGTCTCACATACAA AGCCTCTTATCAGCAGTGGAACGATTACGAGGAAAGATTATCGACCCATTTAATAGAATCGAAATGCAAACGATCGTACTAGCACGGCTTCATGAAACCTCCGATCTATTGAGAAGAGTCTCCAGAATGCAACATTTGTCAAAACGATTAAATTCTCAAATGAGTAGCATTACTCAAGGGCCAGATATTGTTAAAGCAGCAAATAGTCTGCATGAGCTtg AACAATTAATGGCAGACACGGATCTTAATGGTCTAGATGTAATCGCAGATGACCAACAGGCTATAAAGACTCAGAGAGCTACGGTTCAAAGAATAGCTACTCACACATTAACGCAAGGTTTACAGGCGATGGACAGGACAAAg GTGAGCACAGCTGTGCAGGTCTTTCAAAACTTGGGAATAATAGGCAGCGCTGTGGACACAACCATAGAATCTACTCTAGTTGATATAGAAAGAATTTCCACGGAATCATTAGACGTATCTTTAGTAACAAATCAAGATTTTGGGAAACGTGGAGCACCAGGTAGAGCCGCGATTCCGTCACCTGGATCGTCTGGAAATTTACGCACGAGAATTTGGGAAAATCTCGAGCGTCTTTTCCAAGATACTTTGTATACGCAATGTCTACAG ATTGAATTGCTGCAAAGAGTATTGTTGGAGCATCATATGAAAGGGTTTCATGATTTATCCGAGAAGTTTTGGGAGAAAATCAATACTCTTCTTGCGAAAGTCTTGATTGAACGTGCTCAAG GATCATCATTTGTAAAGCAAGCCCTGGAAGGAGAGTatccaaaatttttaagaatatttttagactTGAGTAAACGCTTGAAGGACAGATCTCATAGTATCGGGATTTATGGTATCGA CCGCAATGTTTTATTACCATTCGAAAACGCATATTTATCGCGTTCAGTGTCTCGACTTTTGGATCCAGTTCACAATATGTTTTCTGGAGAAGGTTTGCCGACGCACGACGAGATTGATAGTCTTATACGTATGATTACAAA cGAGTTGAGCGTATCGCTGGTGGACGATGGACTCTCAACCGTGGTGTCGCGCAATGTAGGGAAAGCCATAAGATTATTCTGCTTAAAATGCGAGCAAAGTATAGTGACGGGTGGTGAGGCCAGTCAAGTGATCGATTCTCCGACTACCGGTCAACAAACAAATGTTACGCTCGCAAATCTTCTCCATTATCTTTCTAGCCAGACAAACCGCGTGATAGCAAATATGGCAGGAGGTTTATCCTCTGAGGGAAGTGTTGTCATTACCACAACGCTCAAGGAAACGGATGAATTAACGAAGAATTTGCTCGTACCATTGTTAACTTCTATCAGCGATGCAATCgaaagtattattttaacaatgcaCGATGATCCGGAATTTAGAGA TACAAGTAGTTCTCTAGGAAAGGAAATCGGCTGTTCCCTTTATATGCGTGAGTTACAAGGCTTTATCTTACGATCCGTGAATACATTCTTGCTACCGTATAAAAATCAAGTGGTTGTAGCTGAAAG TTGTAAAGCTGTCACGTCGAGATGTATAGAGTTATTCGTACGTCATGCTTGCCTGTTGAGACCCCTGACTGATTTTGGGAAAGCAAAACTTTTAGTAGATTTCACTCAG ATGGAAGTAGCTGTGGCGCCGCTATGTCGCGGTGGCCAAATGGGTTTGCTCGAACAACAGCAATACAGAACCCTGCGAGCGCTCAAAACATTGCTTCCCCTTAGTCCCGAGGAGATGGTGAACAAAATTCTGGAAGGACAGGGAGAAAGTAGTGTATCGCCATCTCTTATTCTTCTGCATTTGTTTTCTGGTGCACCACCCGAATTAGCATCACCACATCAg agCGCCGGATGGTCTGTGGGCCGATTATCACAGTGGATGGACAATCATCCGAACGAAAGAGACAGATTAGCATTATGCAGTGGACCTTTGGAACGTTATCAGTTAACGATCCGTCAACAAAATCTCCCATCATTCCATCCTCTTTTTCCACAAATGATGAAATTAGCTAACTTGAGAGAACCCTCGAGTCAATAA
- the LOC105192970 gene encoding pyridoxal phosphate phosphatase PHOSPHO2 isoform X2: MSRNVLVAFDFDHTICDDNTDLVVQKLLKEERITKDVQNLRKSNGWIVYMDRIFELLHESSVNAGQIEDAIFGIPAVAGMEKLLASLHANGHEVIVISDSNSVFINHWLRSRRLEHVVSRVFTNPARYDDDGRLRVDAYHTQHTCQISSINLCKGQILMDYVQEKRAQGRSYERIVYVGDGGNDLCPILRLSEADLACPRKDYSLIERLNKLPISVSTKAKIVPWQDGTDLQRSLEQIIELKLTN; the protein is encoded by the coding sequence ATGAGTCGCAACGTGCTCGTGGCATTCGATTTCGATCACACCATCTGCGACGACAACACCGACCTGGTAGTGCAAAAATTGCTAAAGGAAGAGAGGATAACCAAGGATGTGCAGAATCTGCGCAAGTCTAACGGCTGGATCGTCTATATGGACAGGATCTTCGAGCTCCTGCACGAGAGTTCCGTGAACGCAGGCCAGATCGAGGACGCTATCTTCGGTATTCCCGCGGTCGCGGGAATGGAGAAGCTCCTCGCTTCCCTGCACGCCAACGGCCACGAGGTGATCGTTATCAGCGACTCCAACAGCGTGTTTATAAACCACTGGCTCAGAAGCAGGCGACTCGAGCacgtcgtgtcgcgcgtcttcacGAATCCAGCTCGatacgacgacgacggcaggTTGAGAGTAGACGCGTATCACACGCAGCACACGTGTCAGATTAGCTCCATCAATCTCTGCAAGGGACAGATCCTGATGGACTACGTTCAGGAGAAACGCGCGCAAGGCAGAAGCTACGAGAGAATCGTTTATGTCGGTGACGGGGGAAACGATCTGTGCCCGATTTTGCGCCTCTCCGAAGCTGATCTGGCGTGTCCGCGCAAAGACTATTCGCTCATCGAGCGATTGAACAAGTTGCCTATCTCCGTGTCGACCAAGGCGAAAATTGTGCCGTGGCAAGACGGTACGGATCTACAGCGCAGCTTGGAACAGATCATAGAGCTGAAGCTAACGAATTAA
- the LOC105192970 gene encoding pyridoxal phosphate phosphatase PHOSPHO2 isoform X1 — MSKNQVFCFLVSLPKVDITYVQGMSRNVLVAFDFDHTICDDNTDLVVQKLLKEERITKDVQNLRKSNGWIVYMDRIFELLHESSVNAGQIEDAIFGIPAVAGMEKLLASLHANGHEVIVISDSNSVFINHWLRSRRLEHVVSRVFTNPARYDDDGRLRVDAYHTQHTCQISSINLCKGQILMDYVQEKRAQGRSYERIVYVGDGGNDLCPILRLSEADLACPRKDYSLIERLNKLPISVSTKAKIVPWQDGTDLQRSLEQIIELKLTN, encoded by the exons ATGTCAAAAAACCAG GTGTTTTGTTTTCTTGTAAGTCTGCCAAAAGTTGATATAACATACGTACAAG GGATGAGTCGCAACGTGCTCGTGGCATTCGATTTCGATCACACCATCTGCGACGACAACACCGACCTGGTAGTGCAAAAATTGCTAAAGGAAGAGAGGATAACCAAGGATGTGCAGAATCTGCGCAAGTCTAACGGCTGGATCGTCTATATGGACAGGATCTTCGAGCTCCTGCACGAGAGTTCCGTGAACGCAGGCCAGATCGAGGACGCTATCTTCGGTATTCCCGCGGTCGCGGGAATGGAGAAGCTCCTCGCTTCCCTGCACGCCAACGGCCACGAGGTGATCGTTATCAGCGACTCCAACAGCGTGTTTATAAACCACTGGCTCAGAAGCAGGCGACTCGAGCacgtcgtgtcgcgcgtcttcacGAATCCAGCTCGatacgacgacgacggcaggTTGAGAGTAGACGCGTATCACACGCAGCACACGTGTCAGATTAGCTCCATCAATCTCTGCAAGGGACAGATCCTGATGGACTACGTTCAGGAGAAACGCGCGCAAGGCAGAAGCTACGAGAGAATCGTTTATGTCGGTGACGGGGGAAACGATCTGTGCCCGATTTTGCGCCTCTCCGAAGCTGATCTGGCGTGTCCGCGCAAAGACTATTCGCTCATCGAGCGATTGAACAAGTTGCCTATCTCCGTGTCGACCAAGGCGAAAATTGTGCCGTGGCAAGACGGTACGGATCTACAGCGCAGCTTGGAACAGATCATAGAGCTGAAGCTAACGAATTAA
- the LOC105192974 gene encoding replication protein A 70 kDa DNA-binding subunit, whose translation MNEYNLTTGALQKIMKGIDIDKPILQMLGYKKLPKNKDGATDRYRLLVSDGEKLNSFTMLATQLNNLIEDDILNEFSICKITNYHLSSVNNSGKEKRVMLILDIEVVVSGEKVGGRIGNPTNIELKSEPDTPSTSTTTTVRHQNGSTRTGNSNQASSDIHTTPIAALSPYQNRWVIKARVINKSPIKTWSNSRGEGKLFSMDLIDESGEIRCTAFRDVVDKFYDLIVTGNIYYISRCVLKAANKQFNTMKNDYEMTMNSDTEIVPCHDSSNDIPTLQFNFSPISQVESKEKNDLLDVLGVVTTVGDVQHITARTTGRELIKRDISIVDDSGTMVTVTLWGTQAEEFGASNNTIIAIKGARVGEFNGGKNLSLVMSSIIEKDPDIPEAHRLRGWYTAVGHSETAKSLSRVGGSTDFNGPLYTFQEATDARLGEKMNLPDSFTAVATIKQIRTENSLYRACPVESCKKKLIDQDNGIFRCEKCNKEYPNFTYRLLASMELADATGSRWITAFNEEAEKILGMSAQELGELKENDKDAYLQKFGEATFKTFMFNLKARSEVFQDEMRIKHVCTSAGPINYKTYLPHLIDKVSKLLNIEKLDSN comes from the exons ATGAACGAGTACAATTTAACAACGGGAGCGTTGCAG AAAATTATGAAGGGCATAGACATCGATAAACCCATACTTCAGATGCTG ggatataaaaaattgccaaaaaataaaGATGGTGCAACGGATCGATATAGACTGTTGGTATCAGATGGAGAAAAATTAAACTCGTTCACTATGTTGGCTACTCAATTGAACAATCTGATCGAGGAtgatattttgaatgaattctCAATCTGCAAAATAACCAATTATCACCTGAGTTCGGTGAACAACAGCGGCAAAGAAAA ACGTGTGATGCTGATATTAGATATAGAAGTTGTTGTTTCCGGAGAGAAAGTTGGGGGCAGGATAGGCAATCCAACTAATATAGAGCTCAAATCAGAGCCAGATACACCATCTACGTCTACAACCACAACTGTGCGTCATCAAA ATGGTTCAACCAGAACAGGTAATTCAAATCAAGCTTCTTCTGATATACACACCACGCCAATTGCAGCACTGAGTCCTTATCAAAATAG GTGGGTGATTAAGGCACGAGTAATCAACAAATCTCCAATTAAAACATGGAGTAATTCTCGTGGAGAAGGCAAACTCTTCTCTATGGATTTGATCGATGAAAGCGGCGAAATCAGATGCACAGCATTTAGAGATGTGGTTGACAAATTTTATGACTTGATAGTG actGGAAATATATACTACATCTCGCGATGTGTATTAAAAGCAGccaataaacaatttaatactATGAAAAATGATTACGAGATGACAATGAACTCTGATACAGAGATCGTGCCTTGTCATGACAGCAGCAATGACATTCCAACACTACAATTTAATTTCTCTCCTATAAGTCAAGTCgaaagcaaagaaaaaaatgatttactaG ATGTCTTGGGCGTCGTCACAACTGTTGGTGATGTACAACATATTACGGCGCGCACTACAGGCCGAGAACTTATAAAGAGGGACATCAGTATAGTTGATGACAGTGGTACGATG gTAACTGTTACACTCTGGGGAACACAGGCCGAGGAGTTTGGTGCTTCCAATAATACCATTATTGCTATTAAGGGAGCGCGCGTAGGCGAATTTAATGGTGGGAAAAACTTGTCATTAGTAATGTCCTCTATAATTGAAAAGGATCCTGATATTCCTGAAGCACATAG ATTGCGCGGATGGTACACTGCAGTTGGCCATTCAGAGACTGCTAAATCATTATCTAGAGTAGGTGGAAGTACTGACTTCAATGGACCATTGTACACTTTCCAGGAAGCAACCGATGCTCGATTGGGAGAGAAAATGAATCTCCCAGATTCATTTACAGCAGTGGCGACCATTAAGCAAATTAGAACTGAAAATTCTCTCTACAGGGCGTGTCCTGTAGAAAGTTGCAAGAAGAAG TTGATCGATCAAGATAATGGTATCTTCAGATGCGAAAAGTGTAACAAGGAGTATCCAAATTTTACATATCGCTTACTGGCAAGT ATGGAATTGGCGGATGCAACGGGTAGTCGCTGGATAACTGCATTTAATGAGGAAGCAGAAAAGATACTTGGGATGTCTGCTCAAGAGTTGGGTGAATTGAAAGAGAATGATAAAGATGCCTATTTGCAGAAATTCGGTGAGGCAACTTTCAAAACATTCATGTTCAACCTGAAGGCAAGATCAGAAGTTTTCCAG GATGAAATGAGGATAAAACATGTCTGTACGTCAGCCGGGCCGATCAATTATAAGACTTATCTTCCACATCTGATAGATAAAGTCTCTAAACTATTAAACATTGAGAAATTGGAttctaattaa